The Enterobacter huaxiensis sequence CGGCCAGGCCATCCCGCTCCAGCTGTTGGCGGTGTTCTTCGCTCAGGCGCTCATCGGTAATCACCCGGCTAAAGCGGCTGGCTGGGCCCATTGTGTAAGGGTGTACGGCACCAAATTTTGAACTGTCGGTGAGGACAATCGCCTCACACTCTTTTTCCAGCACGGCATTGACCACATCAGAGCGCATCATATCCCGGCCGGTGAAGCCGGTGTCAGCCTGCCAGCCATCAATACCAATGAACGCCTTGCTGAAATGAACCTGCTGCACGTACTGACGCGTGAGCGGCCCCACCATGCTTTCGCTTTTCTTTTGATAGATTCCGCCGAGCAGGATCACCTCACAGGGTGTTTCCTTGAGCAGATGCGCAATGTAGCTGCTGACGGTGATAATCGTAATATCTTTCTGTTCAGCGAGCGTGCGCGCAAGAAGCGCATTGCTGCTGCCATTTTCAATAAAGACCGTTTCACCGTTATTTACCAGGGTTGCAGCAAACTCTGCCAGCTCCCGCTTTAGCGCATAATTGTTCATCATGCGAGTTTCGACGTCTTCACTGTCCAGCGGGACGGCATACCCGTGCGCGCGGCGCAGGTAGCTCTGCTTTTCCAGAAGATTAAGATCCTGGCGGATGGTGACTTCTGAGACGCCGGTTGTTTTAGCGAGATCGACCACGCTCACGCGACCCTGATCGATCACCATCTGCAAAATGATTTGTTGTCGGGAATTCATAGCATCCATTTATTAAAACGAGAGCGGAAACAAGGGAGTTACACTTCCCACGGCGCTTTAGGCTGTACGGTTTCGGGTGCGGATTCGCTGCCATTCTGAGCCAGTAATTCTGATTTCAGTATCTCAAGATTGCGAATAGCAGAGTGATAATCTCCCGCGACGAGGATATCCAGCACGGTATCAATACGTTGTGCCACGGTTTGTGCATCAATAGTCGACATAATCTCACCCCAGGAGCGAAAAGTTAATATTTTCAATGATGCAGAAAATAGATTCAAAAGAGAAGGGAAAAAGTTCAATAACCAAATTACGTAAATGTAAGGGATAAATTTAGCGA is a genomic window containing:
- the yciT gene encoding DNA-binding transcriptional regulator YciT, producing the protein MNSRQQIILQMVIDQGRVSVVDLAKTTGVSEVTIRQDLNLLEKQSYLRRAHGYAVPLDSEDVETRMMNNYALKRELAEFAATLVNNGETVFIENGSSNALLARTLAEQKDITIITVSSYIAHLLKETPCEVILLGGIYQKKSESMVGPLTRQYVQQVHFSKAFIGIDGWQADTGFTGRDMMRSDVVNAVLEKECEAIVLTDSSKFGAVHPYTMGPASRFSRVITDERLSEEHRQQLERDGLAVDIVKNSA
- a CDS encoding YciZ family protein → MSTIDAQTVAQRIDTVLDILVAGDYHSAIRNLEILKSELLAQNGSESAPETVQPKAPWEV